A genome region from Sciurus carolinensis chromosome 19, mSciCar1.2, whole genome shotgun sequence includes the following:
- the Prok2 gene encoding prokineticin-2 — MRSPRCVPLLLLLLLLLTPPAGDAAVITGACDRDPQCGGGMCCAVSIWVKSIRICTPMGKVGDSCHPLTRKVPFFGRRMHHTCPCLPGLACVRTSFNRFICLARK; from the exons ATGAGGAGCCCGCGCTGCGtcccgctgctgctgctgttgctgctgctgctcacgCCCCCCGCCGGGGACGCCGCCGTCATCACGGGG GCCTGCGACAGGGACCCCCAGTGTGGCGGAGGCATGTGCTGTGCTGTAAGCATCTGGGTTAAGAGCATCCGGATCTGCACACCCATGGGCAAGGTGGGGGACAGCTGCCACCCGCTGACTCGGAAG GTTCCATTTTTCGGACGGAGAATGCACCACACCTGCCCCTGCCTGCCGGGCCTGGCCTGCGTGCGGACTTCATTTAACCGGTTTATTTGTTTAGCCCGAAAGTGA
- the Gpr27 gene encoding probable G-protein coupled receptor 27 → MANASEPGGGGGEAAALGLKLATLSLLLCVSLAGNVLFALLIVRERSLHRAPYYLLLDLCLADGLRALACLPAVMLAARRAAAATGAPPGALGCKLLAFLAALFCFHAAFLLLGVGVTRYLAIAHHRFYAERLAGWPCAAMLVCAAWALALAAAFPPVLDGGGGGDDEDAPCALEQRPDGAPGALGFLLLLAVVVGATHLVYLRLLFFIHDRRKMRPARLVPAVSHDWTFHGPGATGQAAANWTAGFGRGPTPPALVGIRPAGPGRGARRLLVLEEFKTEKRLCKMFYAVTLLFLLLWGPYVVASYLRVLVRPGAVPQAYLTASVWLTFAQAGINPVVCFLFNRELRDCFRAQFPCCQSPQTAPATLPCDLKGIGL, encoded by the coding sequence ATGGCGAACGCGAGCGagccgggcggcggcggcggcgaggcGGCCGCGCTGGGCCTGAAGCTGGCCACGCTCAGCCTGCTGCTGTGCGTGAGCCTGGCGGGCAACGTGCTGTTCGCGCTGCTCATCGTGCGGGAGCGCAGCCTGCACCGCGCCCCGTACTACCTGCTGCTCGACCTCTGCCTGGCCGACGGGCTGCGCGCGCTCGCCTGCCTCCCGGCCGTCATGCTGGCGGCGCGGCGGGCGGCGGCCGCCACGGGGGCGCCGCCGGGCGCGCTGGGCTGCAAGCTGCTCGCCTTCCTGGCCGCGCTCTTCTGCTTCCACGCCGCCTTCCTGCTGCTCGGCGTGGGCGTCACCCGCTACCTGGCCATCGCGCACCACCGCTTCTACGCCGAGCGCCTGGCCGGCTGGCCGTGCGCCGCCATGCTGGTGTGCGCCGCCTGGGCGCTGGCGCTGGCCGCGGCCTTCCCGCCGGTGCTggacggcggcggcggcggcgacgacGAGGACGCGCCGTGCGCCCTGGAGCAGCGGCCCGACGGCGCCCCCGGCGCGCTgggcttcctgctgctgctggccgTGGTGGTGGGCGCCACGCACCTCGTCTACCTCCGCCTGCTCTTCTTCATCCACGATCGCCGCAAGATGCGGCCCGCGCGCCTCGTGCCCGCCGTCAGCCACGACTGGACCTTCCACGGCCCCGGCGCCACGGGCCAGGCGGCCGCCAACTGGACGGCGGGCTTCGGCCGCGGGCCCACGCCGCCCGCGCTGGTGGGCATCCGACCCGCGGGGCCCGGCCGCGGTGCGCGCCGCCTGCTCGTGCTGGAGGAGTTCAAGACGGAGAAGAGGCTGTGCAAGATGTTCTACGCCGTCACGCTGCTCTTCCTGCTGCTCTGGGGGCCCTACGTGGTGGCCAGCTACCTGCGGGTGCTGGTGCGGCCCGGCGCCGTCCCGCAGGCCTACCTGACAGCCTCGGTGTGGCTGACCTTCGCGCAGGCGGGCATCAACCCAGTGGTGTGCTTCCTCTTCAACAGGGAGCTGAGGGACTGCTTCAGGGCCCAGTTCCCCTGCTGTCAGAGCCCCCAGACCGCGCCGGCCACGCTCCCCTGCGACTTGAAGGGCATCGGCTTGTGA